Part of the Meiothermus sp. CFH 77666 genome is shown below.
GCCTTCGACGGCGCGGGCAACCTCTGGTTCACCGCGGGCGACTACCGGGCCGACGTAGTGACCGGCACGGCGCCCACCCAGACCGTAACCTACGGCCGCCGCGCGGTGCTGGCCCGGATTAACGCCTCAGCCCTCACCTGCTCGAGCGGAACGCACGCTTCGCCGGCTAACCTGCTGGCCAGCGACATCCCGGTGCGCCTGGACATCAGCAACGCCGCCCGGGTCTACGAAGCCTCTCCGGGGACTGCCACCACCGTCAATCCCACCGGCACTGGCCCCCGCGGCATCCTGAAGCCGGTGGCCCTGGTCTACGATGCGGCCAGCACCGCCCTCTGGGTGGGCGACTACGGCGGCAGCAACGGGCTTACCGGTGCGGCCTTCCGCGACGCCGACGCCGACCAGGAGACCCTGATCCGGGTGCCGCTCAATACCGCCAACACCGACCCCAACGGCCCGGCGAACCCGATGCCCGACGGCTACGACCTGCGCGAGGCCCAGATCGACCACCGCATCAGCATCGGCTACACTGCCACGCCGGGAACCACCAGCACCGGACTGCAGCAGGTCTTCGCGCTGGCCTTCGACAAGACCGGGGCGCTCTGGATCGTGGCCAACAACAACGTCCTGCTGACCGCCAGCGACACCAGCCCCGGCCCCAGCGACCGTAGAGGCAAGCTCTACCGGGTGCAGATTCCAGCCAGAGAGACCAGCCTGGCCCAGTGGGCGGTGCAGAACCTCACCCCTGGCGATATCCTCAAGACCATCAGCGCACCGTTGGACGGCATCGGCTTTGCCGGCCTCGCCTTCAACCGCTTCAGCGTGAGCCCCTAGGGCCGCGCCCTGAAAGCCCCCCCAGCCTGGGGGGGCTTTTCGTTATGTGGGGCGTTACCCGGCCTGCCCTCTTGCATAAGCCGCGGATAAAGACGGTTACGGGGGGATGGGCCGGCCTACCAGACCGAGATTTGTGGCCTTAACGCCGGGTTTACGAGCGCTCTCCTATGATGCCCGGGTGCGCCGATTCGTTTTGTATGCGTTGTGCGGGGCTTTGCTTGGCTTCCTGACCGCCTGCGGGGGGCCGAATCAGGGCGTACTGGAACTGGAGGTTCTGGCTCCCCAGGGGGTGCGCCCCGGGGTCTGGGTGCGGGGGCCGGGCTTTGAGCGGCGGTTGGAGGAAGCCGGTCTGGTGCGGTTTGCTGGGCTGAACCCAGGAGAGTACCGGGTGGAAGCGGAGGCAGTGGAGGGGGCGGACGGCCACCTCTACCGGGCCGGGCTGGAGCGTGAGGGGGTGGTGGCCCTGAAACAGGGGCAAACCCAACGAACGCAGGTAGAGTACCGGGTGGCCACCGGGAAGCTTCGCCTTTTGGTGGAGGTTACGCCGTCTCTACCGGGGTTCGCGCCCTGGGTAGAGGTGCGGGGGCCGAATGGGTACAGCGCCCGGCTGGAGGCGGGGGCGGTGCTCCGGCTGGAGCCCGGGAGCTACACCCTGAGCCCGCTCGAGCCCCCTGAGCACTACACCCTTTCCATCCCGACGCGGCAGGTGATGGTGCAGGCTGGGCGAACCGAGGAGGTTTCCCTGGTCTATGCCCGGGGCTTCGGGGCCCTGGAGGTGGAAATCCTTTCGCCTGTTGGGGTTTCTGGCTTCACGCCCGGGGTGGAGCTGCGCGGGCCGGATGGGGAGGTGCTGGAGCGGCTCAACGCGGGGAAGCGCTACGATGGCCTGCCCGCCGGGGTGTACACGCTGGATGCTGCTAACGTGACCGCCGCAGGCGTGACCTGGCAGCCCAGCGCCCCCAGCCTGCGTGTGCAAGTGCCGGTGGGGGGGGTGGGCCGTGGCAGCCTGGCCTATACCGCGACCAACTCCGCCATTACCGTGAACCTTTCGGGCCTGGGTACGGGCGACCTTGCAACCGTCACCCTGCAACCCGGCAACCAGACCCGCACCCGCACCGGCAACGGCCCGGTGCGCTTCGAGGGGCTGGCTTTTGGCAGCTATACCGTAAGCGCCCACGCCGTGCGCCCGGGGGCCTGGGTGGATCGCTACCTGATGGGGGGCCAGGCCAGCGTGCAAACCAGCAGCGCGGAGGCCCTGCCCGCGGTCAGCCTGTCGAGCTGGACGGAGCGCGGCGGTAGCGGGCGCATCTGGGTGGCGGGGAACGGGCAGTTTAGCAATGGGGGCCGGGGCAGCACCAGCACCGGGGAACTCAATGGGGCCTACTCACTTTTGGATGGGGCCAGCAGCTTTAGCAGCTTTATTGGCCCTACCGGTAGTCAGGGGCCTTTTCGTATCGCCTTTGACCGTGGGGGCAATATGTACGTGCTCTACCAGTACATAAGCGGCTCGAGCCCCGCCCGCATCGTGCGGATTAGCGAGGCCAACCTGCGCTCAGGACTGCTTTCCGAGACCGCCCCCGGCAACACCCGCATCGAGGGCAGCGTGTGGGGCTGGCCCGAGGAGGTCATCCCTGGCCCCCACATGGACGTGAGCGGCAACGAACCCGCCGACCTGGCCTTCGACGCCAACGGCAACCTCTGGGTAGTCAACGACTATTTGGGCCTGCTGGCCTGTGTGCGGGCCAGCGATTTGCAGGCTGCCCCTCCCAGCATCGCCGCCGCCGGAACCCGCATCTGGGGGCCGGGAACGGGGCTTTATCGCTACGTACTCGATACCCCCGGCCAGAACGCCGACAACCGCCCCTTCCTGATTCCCCATGCGCTGGCTTTTGACCCCCACGGCCACCTCTGGTTTACCTCCGGCGGCTACCAGGGGCCGCGCTCCGGCGAGAGCTCGCCGGTCAAGCGCTCGTTCCTCAACCGCCTCCAGGCAAGCCGAATTGCCTATGCGCCCAACGGCGACTGCAACGGGGGCAACATTGGCCTGAGCGAGAGCAACCTGGGTCAGTGGGTGGACATTCGACTGGACATCAGCCTGCCGGATAGCGATTATGGGGCCATCGTCAAGCCGGTCGCGATGGCCCTGGAGCCGGGCGGCGGGGCTATCTGGGTGGGCGATTTTGGCGGCAACTCGGGGGGCAGCGCCGACCTGTACCGCGACGCCAACGCCCTTCCCGAAACCCTGTTGCGCATCCCCCTGGCCGGCGCCAACCTGACCACCGGGGCCGCCTGGCGGACGGCCTGGGTGAGCCACCGTCTGACCATTGGCGCGGGTGCGGGGCCGGACAAGGGCTTGCAGCAGGTCTTTGGGTTGGCCTTCGACCGCGACGGCTACCTGTGGGTGGCGACCAACAACAACGTGGAGGTGCTGCCCACCGACACCGGCACGGCCTCGGCGGCCCTCACCGACCGGCGGGGCAAGCTCTACCGCCTGGATGTGCGGGGATATGTGGGCCAGACCGCAACCTATAGCAGTACCACCGACTTACGCAGCGCAGGGCTGGTCAACCGCACCCTGAGCGTGGCCGACACAGGAGTGGGCCTGATTGGGGTGGCCCTGAACCTGCCCAACCCCACCAGCCTGCCCCACGTCTACCCGTAAAGTTAATGCTGTGGACATGGCAGCCAAACCCCAAAAAACATCGAGCAGAACGGGGATGAATCTGAAATAGGGTTCGTTACGCTGCTCGTTACTGAAAATACCGGAGTAATTATCGTGCTATTTTTGGGCTCGAGTCATGAGCAAACGCCGTGCTACACACGCTAAGCAGATAATGCCGGTCTTGAAAAACCTGCGCTGGCTGCTCCTGGGGCTGGCCCTGGGGGCCTGTACCCCCCAGGCCCCCACCAAAGGCACCCTGGAAGTGCTGGTGGTTGCGCCCTCGGGCGTGAGCCTGAGCCCGAACCTTCGGGTGGAAGGCCCGGATGGCCCCCTTACCGTTACCACCCTGGGCAAAAGCACCTTTCCCAACCTGACCCCTGGCGAATATACCCTCGAGGCGCTCGAGGTCACGGCAGAGGACGGCTACAGCTACCGGGCGAACCCCACCAAAGTGCAGCTCGAGGCCGGCGCGACGGTGCTGGCCAACGTCAACTACCAGGTCTTTAGCGGCAAGCTGAGCCTCAACGTGACGGTCAATCCCCCGGTGGCAGGCTTTACCCCCAATGTGGAAGTGCGCAATGCCTCCAATGCGGTGGTGGCCACCCTCAACACCACCGACCTTCGTACCCTGAACCTGCCCCCGGGTGCCTACACGGTACTGGCAGGCCCACCACCCACCAACTACCGGGTGAACCAGCCCTCCCAGTCGGTGGTGGTAACA
Proteins encoded:
- a CDS encoding two-component regulator propeller domain-containing protein, with the translated sequence MRRFVLYALCGALLGFLTACGGPNQGVLELEVLAPQGVRPGVWVRGPGFERRLEEAGLVRFAGLNPGEYRVEAEAVEGADGHLYRAGLEREGVVALKQGQTQRTQVEYRVATGKLRLLVEVTPSLPGFAPWVEVRGPNGYSARLEAGAVLRLEPGSYTLSPLEPPEHYTLSIPTRQVMVQAGRTEEVSLVYARGFGALEVEILSPVGVSGFTPGVELRGPDGEVLERLNAGKRYDGLPAGVYTLDAANVTAAGVTWQPSAPSLRVQVPVGGVGRGSLAYTATNSAITVNLSGLGTGDLATVTLQPGNQTRTRTGNGPVRFEGLAFGSYTVSAHAVRPGAWVDRYLMGGQASVQTSSAEALPAVSLSSWTERGGSGRIWVAGNGQFSNGGRGSTSTGELNGAYSLLDGASSFSSFIGPTGSQGPFRIAFDRGGNMYVLYQYISGSSPARIVRISEANLRSGLLSETAPGNTRIEGSVWGWPEEVIPGPHMDVSGNEPADLAFDANGNLWVVNDYLGLLACVRASDLQAAPPSIAAAGTRIWGPGTGLYRYVLDTPGQNADNRPFLIPHALAFDPHGHLWFTSGGYQGPRSGESSPVKRSFLNRLQASRIAYAPNGDCNGGNIGLSESNLGQWVDIRLDISLPDSDYGAIVKPVAMALEPGGGAIWVGDFGGNSGGSADLYRDANALPETLLRIPLAGANLTTGAAWRTAWVSHRLTIGAGAGPDKGLQQVFGLAFDRDGYLWVATNNNVEVLPTDTGTASAALTDRRGKLYRLDVRGYVGQTATYSSTTDLRSAGLVNRTLSVADTGVGLIGVALNLPNPTSLPHVYP